Below is a genomic region from Pseudomonas svalbardensis.
GACGCCAGCCAGGAAGAAATCGCACATGGTCACGTCCATGGCGAAGGTGGCCATCACCACTGATTTTCTGCGCTAAGCTTTCGAGAACTGGAGAGGCGCCCGAGGGGCGCCTTTTTAGTCCGCGGCTGTCCCAGGTGACACCGCCAAGTGGCTGTTTCGAGAAGAACACGGGAATTTGGAGTTCGTCATGAGTGCTTTTCACGACCTTAAATTGACAGCCCTGGATGGTCAGGAACTACCGCTGGCGCCTTTCAAGGGGCGTGTCGTGCTGGTGGTCAACGTTGCCTCCAAATGCGGCTTGACCCCACAGTACGCGGCGCTGGAAAACCTCTACCAGCAATACAAGGACAAAGGTTTCAGCGTGCTGGGCCTGCCGTGCAACCAATTTGCCGGGCAGGAACCGGGTACCGAGCAAGAGATCCAGGAGTTTTGCAGCCTCAACTACGGCGTGAGTTTTCCGTTGTCCAGCAAGCTGGAAGTCAACGGTCACGATCGTCATCAGCTGTACCGTCTGCTGGCGGGCGAGGGTGCTGAATTTCCCGGTGACATTACCTGGAACTTCGAAAAATTCCTGATGGGCAAGGATGGTCGCGTGCTGGCGCGGTTCTCGCCGCGCACGGCGCCGGATGATCCGTCTGTCGTTCATGCGATCGAAAAAGCGCTGAGCTGAACCCAAAAAATCGCAGCCACTGAGCTGCGATTTTTTATGCCTGCCTTTTGAACCTTAATCACCGCAATCAATAGTGCTGTGCATCGCTTGCCGTCCCGCATATTATCGCCGTCATAAAACCTCTGTCCCGTCGATACCGTTTTCGTGGAGCGTCCCATGCCCGTCAAAGCCCTGTTCAAACCGTTCCACCTTGGCACCCTCGAACTGCCGACCCGCGTCGTCATGGCGCCGATGACCCGTTCGTTTTCGCCGGGTGGCGTTCCCAATTCCAAGGTGATCGAGTACTACCGTCGTCGTGCCGCTGCGGGTGTGGGTCTGATCATCACCGAAGGCACCACCGTCGGCCACAAG
It encodes:
- a CDS encoding glutathione peroxidase — its product is MSAFHDLKLTALDGQELPLAPFKGRVVLVVNVASKCGLTPQYAALENLYQQYKDKGFSVLGLPCNQFAGQEPGTEQEIQEFCSLNYGVSFPLSSKLEVNGHDRHQLYRLLAGEGAEFPGDITWNFEKFLMGKDGRVLARFSPRTAPDDPSVVHAIEKALS